One Candidatus Poribacteria bacterium DNA window includes the following coding sequences:
- a CDS encoding O-methyltransferase — MEFAAVNAYLTNLSAHGNPVLTAMEEEARQTRFPIIGPAAGQFCYLLARSIGARRVFEMGSGYGYSTAWFARAVWENGGGVVHHVVWDEGLSSKARRYLAEAGLDSDVRYTVGEAVETLRHTDDVFDIIFNDIDKAGYPSSIPVLKPKLRAGGLLIIDNMLWHGRIFEPNDNDEDTEGVRKVTEMLFADPDFACSLVPIRDGMIVALKVR; from the coding sequence ATGGAGTTTGCCGCAGTCAACGCGTACCTGACGAATCTGTCCGCGCACGGGAACCCAGTGTTAACGGCAATGGAGGAGGAGGCGCGGCAGACCAGGTTCCCGATCATCGGGCCCGCAGCGGGGCAGTTCTGCTATCTGTTAGCCAGGTCCATCGGCGCGCGCCGTGTCTTTGAGATGGGAAGCGGTTACGGCTACTCGACGGCTTGGTTCGCCCGCGCCGTGTGGGAGAACGGCGGCGGGGTCGTGCACCACGTCGTGTGGGACGAAGGTTTGTCGTCGAAGGCGAGGCGCTATCTCGCCGAGGCGGGTCTCGACTCGGACGTGCGCTACACCGTCGGAGAAGCCGTCGAGACGCTTCGGCACACTGACGACGTGTTCGACATCATCTTCAACGACATCGACAAGGCGGGATATCCGTCCTCCATCCCAGTGCTCAAGCCGAAGCTCCGCGCCGGCGGATTGCTGATCATCGACAACATGCTGTGGCACGGGCGCATCTTCGAGCCGAATGACAACGACGAGGACACCGAAGGAGTGCGCAAGGTCACGGAGATGCTCTTCGCCGATCCCGACTTCGCCTGCTCTTTGGTGCCGATCCGAGACGGCATGATCGTGGCGCTCAAGGTTCGATGA